The Geotrypetes seraphini chromosome 8, aGeoSer1.1, whole genome shotgun sequence genome includes a region encoding these proteins:
- the LOC117365263 gene encoding protein GVQW3-like, producing MANEEDVSVRVRQRCVIEFCVKLGKSGNETLEMLRQAYGGESISRAAVFRWWKHFKEGNTRVTDEARSGRPSTVVTDVNIAKATEMLKNDRRLTLRELSASLGISFERVQHIVTEELKMRRVCARWVPRNLTEEQMQRHIEVCKNNVTQSKKRELQS from the coding sequence ATGGCAAATGAGGAAGACGTGTCTGTGAGAGTACGCCAGAGGTgcgtgattgaattttgtgttaaacttggaaagagtggtaatgaaactcttgaaatgttacggCAAGCTTACGGTGGTGAATCAATTAGCCGTGCTGCAGTATTTCGGTGGTGGAAACACTTCAAAGAAGGTAACACGCGAGTGACTGATGAAGCACGTTCTGGGAGGCCATCCACTGTGGTTACGGATGTCAACATTGCCAAAGCTACGGAGATGTTGAAAAATGACAGAAGGCTAACTTTACGTGAACTTTCAGCTTCACTTGGCATCTCATTTGAGCGGGTTCAGCATATTGTAACGGAGGAACTGAAAATGCGTCGCGTGTGCGCCAGGTGGGTCCCCAGAAATCTCACAGAAGAGCAGATGCAACGACACATTGAAGTGTGCAAGAACAATgttacacaaagcaaaaaaagagaactgcagagttGA